AAGGCGAACTATGCGGCCGGCACGCTCTGGGGCGCTATCTGCGGCTTCACCAGCATGATCGCCCATGCCGGCGGCCCACCCTTCCAGATCTACACCATGCCGCAGCGCCTGCCGCCGGCGGTCTTCGTCGGCACCGGCGCGCTGTTCTTCGCGCTGATGAACTGGATCAAGGTGCTGCCGTATTTCTTCCTCGGCCAGTTCAGCCATCAGAACCTGATGGCTTCGGCCGCACTCGCGCCGGTCGCGATCCTCTCGACCGTCGCCGGCGTCTGGCTGGTCCGGCGCGTCCCGGCCGAGCGCTTCTACACCATCATCTACTGGCTGCTGATCGCGGTCGGCCTGAAATTGGTCTTCGACGGGCTGCGTCCGCTCTTCGGCTGATCTCGTCGCATCGCAGGTCGTTGCAGCGATAGCCCTCCCCCCGCTTGCGGTGGGAGGGTTGGGTGGGGGGCAGTGCCGCTTGGCGCTATGCCGAAGAATGTCCTCGCCCTGCTTTCCTGCCCCCCATCCCTAGCCCTTCCCCACCGCAAGCGGGGGGAAGGGAATTTTCGCGGCTTCTTCCTCTGCCAATTGCCCGTGACGGGGCGCGCTTCTAGGCTGTCCGGCAACAACCGCCGGGAACGCCGAACGCCATGCCGCTCTCTCCTTACGACACCGATCTCGATCGCAATCCGGCGAACTTCCAGCCGCTCTCGCCGCTGCCCTTCCTCGAGCGCGCGGCCAGCGTCTTCCCGAACCATGTCGCCGTCATCCACGGACCCCTGAAGCGCAATTACGCTGAGCTCTACGCCCGCACCCGCCGGCTCGCCTCGGCTCTGAGCAAGCACGGCATCGGCAAGAACGATACGGTCGCGGCGATGCTGCCGAATACCCCGGCGATGCTCGAATG
This genomic interval from Bosea sp. 29B contains the following:
- a CDS encoding sulfite exporter TauE/SafE family protein yields the protein MTFDLTFFAAMVPAVILMGLSKGGFAGLSLLSLPLMALIVSPVQAAAIMLPILIIQDVVSVWSYRRDFDRRNLATLIPGMLLGVLAGYLLAAKVSDAVVGLAVGVISIGFALRRLLAGKTAAQPVTKANYAAGTLWGAICGFTSMIAHAGGPPFQIYTMPQRLPPAVFVGTGALFFALMNWIKVLPYFFLGQFSHQNLMASAALAPVAILSTVAGVWLVRRVPAERFYTIIYWLLIAVGLKLVFDGLRPLFG